The genomic interval AGCGGTCCGCCGGCTCCCGCCGTCCCCCGGGAAACGCCACGTGCCCGCTCCACGGATCACCGGCGCGCTCCGCCCGCCGGATGAAGAGCAACTCCGCATCCGACACGGAATGCCCCCGCAGCACCAGCGCCACCGCCGCCCACCGCAGCCCGGCCTCCTCCGGCTCCTCCACGCGCGCATGCGCACGGAGCGCCCGCATCAGCGCGTCCATCCGGGGCGGAACGGTCCGGGCGCCGGTCGTGCGGACTAGCCCTCGACCTCGCCGTTCGCATCCACCCACGCGCGAAAGCCACCGGCCAGCGAAGACACGTTCGCGTACCCCATCGCCCGCAGCGACTCGGCCGACAACGCCGACCGGTTCCCCGACGCACAGTACAGCACGACCTGTGCATCGCGCGGCACCGAACCCTCGATCTTGCTCTCGATGGTCCCCCGCGACATGTGCACCGCGCCCGCCGCATGCCCGAGGTTCCACTCACGGTCCTCGCGCACGTCGATCAGCACCACCGATCCGCCGGCGGCGCACCGTGCAACGGTCTCCGCCGCCGTCACTTCCGTGATGCGCGCCTTCGAATCGGCAACCAGCTCGGCAAAGCTCTTCATGTCCCTGCTCCTCAGGCCACGGTGATCCTGCGCACGGCGTCGCGGATCACCAGCGATCGCGCCGCCGCATCCAGCGTCGCCTCCGCACCGAGCGGCAACGTCCACTGATCGGCAATATGGCCGATCGGGAGGTTCGCCAGACAGGGGACCTGCAACCGGTCGGCGAGTTCGGACACCAACGCGCCGATCGACGTGGCCCCGGGATGCTCATCCTCCGGCACCTGCGTGAACTGGCCCACCGCCAACCCCACACACCCGCGGAAGGCCCCCGCCTGCTCGAGTTGCCGCAACTGCCGGTCGACACGATACGCCGCCTCGTTCACGTCCTCGAGCACGAGGATCGCGCCCGCCCCACGCACCGCATCCGGCGTCCCGCACAACGCCGCCAGCAACGCGAGGTTCCCCCCGGCCAGGCGCCCGGTCACGACCCCCTCACGCACGACCGCAGCATCCTCCCACACACCACACGGCTCCGCCGACCCGCTCACGGCAGCGTGCAGCGACGCCGCGCTCAGCGCCGGCAACGGCGCGCGCCCCGTGTGCCCGTGGAACGTCACCACCCCGGCACGCGCCGCGATCGCACAGTGCAGCGCCGTCACGTCCGAATACCCGATCACCGCCCGCGGTCGCCGCATGAACGCCTCCAGCGACAGCGCCGGCACGATCCGCGTCAGCCCGAACCCGCCACGCACCAGCCACACGGCGTCGATCGCCGGGTCGTCGAGTGCCCACTGCACATCC from Gemmatimonadaceae bacterium carries:
- a CDS encoding LD-carboxypeptidase, which encodes MQISSKSSWPAVLSSGARVALVCGSGPLRGESDVAIAEASVRGFGWEPVRGRHVLGRRGYLAGSDAERLSDVQWALDDPAIDAVWLVRGGFGLTRIVPALSLEAFMRRPRAVIGYSDVTALHCAIAARAGVVTFHGHTGRAPLPALSAASLHAAVSGSAEPCGVWEDAAVVREGVVTGRLAGGNLALLAALCGTPDAVRGAGAILVLEDVNEAAYRVDRQLRQLEQAGAFRGCVGLAVGQFTQVPEDEHPGATSIGALVSELADRLQVPCLANLPIGHIADQWTLPLGAEATLDAAARSLVIRDAVRRITVA